The following DNA comes from Parus major isolate Abel chromosome 10, Parus_major1.1, whole genome shotgun sequence.
TGGTCAAATGCCACAGAAAGTACAAGGTAGCCAAccttatatataatttaataaaatagtGCAACACTTTAGCAATGATTGCTTACAAAATTAATGAAGTAGTCCTGTGAGCAATTAAGCAAACCCCAGTTCCAATGGATCAGATCTCGTGGTTGGAGTCACTGGagtcttaaaaattattacatgtTTATGAAAGGGTGAGTAATAAGGGTCCTCACCTGTCTGATTCCCATTTTCATGAAACATTAGTTCTCATGCCTTTGAAATTACCTTTCCACCAGCTGAAAGGTAAGAAATTTGTTATGTAGGGAAGAAATTGGAAAAGACTAATTTCCTAACTCCATTACTGTGATTACCCAACAATCTATTAGAGTGTTATGGTAAAAATTCTTTTATACCTGGGGATCATGTTATCCTGCCAGAACCTTGTAGTAAAAGTCTCTATATAATGTATTGCAAAAATCTTTTGATCTCTTGCAGAACTAACAGCCATTAGCAGGAAATTTCTTTATAGACCTATAAGTGAGAGGTTGCTTCTATACTTACTCCATATAGAATTGTTTTTCATTACACTGGAGCAAAGTACAGTTAAAGTTATAGTTAAAGAAGAAAGTCAAAtagcttttcagagaaaatgaggatttctctgtgctgcatAGTCGTTTGATTTATAATGTTAAATatttaggagaaaaatcaaCTGAAGTCCATTTGGTAGCACTACCTATTTTAAAGATAACTTCAGTGTTGTGCAACTCCTTCAAAATTTACTGcactaaaagaaaacattttccttctggcCCTGAATTTTTGAAAAGCTGTAGAAAGGCTCTGATTGTGTAACTTGGTTATTTGAAAAGGGAAAGCTAAGAAGAAATACAGGATAGAACTTCTCACAGCAGAAATGGTCATTATTCTGTGTAAGTTATCTGCTTATGCTTATCCAAGCCTGCTTTTGCTCTCCTGGTGACTGTAGCCTGTTCAACATAATCTGTATGTAAGGCAAGAGATCCATTTCGTGATAGCAGAGCAGGCAGTACAAACCCTGTGAAACACCAACAGTCAGGCTGCTGCTCAGTTCCATCTTTGACACTAATACTGCATTAAACCTTTCAGCAGGAACCATTTCTAGACCTAGATAACAGCGTGAGAACAGAACCTACAGCTGCAGAACCTGAAATAACAAGATACTGCTATTTTCACCCCCCAAATTAAAGCCACAACCCATTTTAACACTTTTTAATGCACCTCTATGTCAGTTTCTATAGCATTTGTAAACTCTTTTCTCAATATGCATTGAAAGAGACTATTTTGAAATTATCCTCTCAATGCAAGTAATGGTATTTCATCTAAAACTTTTGGGCAGGCAAACAATGGGCTGTAAAAATCTGGGTAAGCTTCCACTGGTAGAGTTTTTCAAGAGGGCTGGGTAACTTGAATCTGTTATACACTCTCTGTCACAGAATCTGCTTCTGTGTCAACCATTCAGTCATTTTCTGAAGATTCTAGGAGAGTTCCTCTTTTGAGAGGATTATTGTTTGCCATCACCGTTGCCATATTGGCAACTCATCTAAGatgtgtttattaaaaaaaaaaagccttttctcaCTCTCATAGCTGTGAAAATTTATCATGGAAAGGTGACATGACCTGCCACTGATTCAGTGATGTGAATCTCTGAAACATCTGAGAATTTTGTGCTACCTGCTCATCTCAGAGAAAATATATCTATGAAATGTAATGACAATTtacattgtattttaaaagcatatagaagcaaaaatccaaatgatttgggaatatttttttttctcctaaattatcaaagcacttgaaaaaaaaatcaaattagcTATTTCTCTGCTGATAATTCTAAGTATCCAGGTGACATCACTTTCAAATAATCCAAACCTGTTCTAGGCATTTCCTTTGAGTTTCCAATTTCTCGGAATCCTGCTGAAACAGCCTCTCCTGGAGTTTGTCTGGCTGAGAAATGGGCtcagcaacaggaaaaactGCAGATAATAATTAGACTCAAACAACTGTGTTAACTGCATTTGTGCACAGAACATACAACTGCTTATTAAGATCAAATGGATTTTAGTGATCTACCACagattcataaaataaaaaaaataaaaaaattgcctCTACCATGTAAtcatgaaaaataatcagagtggaggaaatcattattttcttaatgtttgCAGAGTGTTCAGACTATAAGAGATCCTATAAAAGATCATTTAACTGTACATTTCAGATCTTTGTAATTTCTAACTATGCAAACTTCTACACctcaaatgttatttttctgtaccATTCTGTTGAGTAAAACAGAAGCAGGTATctgaatgaaaaatgctttttgcttGTTCTCTCATGGGGCCAAACACCAGAAGACTTAATTCCTATTTCTGATGTAAAAGCTAAGAACCCCCACCACAAAGTTACTTCTAGTAGAAAGAAGATCTCCATttttagagagagaaaaagaaactaagaGGGGCTAAACGACTCTGAGTGAGTTTTGAGGTaaatttttaactaaaaattaattcagaatcATATGTAACTATTTGTTCttaaaagttttgctttttatcaATTTATTCTCGCTTTATTACAAGTGCATGTTACAGAAACATCCTATAATGAGATTTTTGTGGAtagtaactttaaaataaaagttgcaGCAATAGTTTTGTTTGGTAGTTGCTACTTTGGTTGTGTGAGTACAAGGTTATACATCATACTGCTTGCctattattttttgtgtttctgaaacCTACAGATCAATTAATTGAATGATGCATCAACAACAAATGTGCAGCAAAACATTCATATTCAaaactctggaaaaaagaaCGTGTTTACCTTTTGTCATCAAAACTATCACTCCTCCCTGCAGGTCTTGTGACTTTgcaagttttactttttttgtaacaaaatcAAAATCCAGTTGTGGTCACTTAGGGACTCTGTTCTCTTGTTGGAAAGACGTTGATGTCGTCACTTTAACTGCAGATAAACCTTAATAGATATCTTTAGAGCAGTCCTGCTATTCACATTTGTCTCAATCACTGAATACTAATTTAAGTAACTCTACCCACTTTAAAACCCCAATGCTTGCTTCTTTTGAGTGGCAGAAGTGTAAATTTTGGAAGTGCAAAACTTTCTATCAATTATCTCTGCTTTTTTGTACATGCACCCTGTAAGCAATTCTATTTGGGATTCTCTCACGAGTTGTTGTGGTTGAAGAGCAAATAACAGCATGGAGGCAAAATGAATTTGGATAGCAAAACACTTTAATCACAGATGTTGCAATTTTATCACACCACTTCCCTTTCCCATGGAAGGCATGACGTGGCCTGGGACAGACAGTGTAGTGGTTTCAGCCTTGTGCACGGTTGTAGGGTATTGTGGGCTCATCCCCACACTTCTTGGTGCTGGAAGGGAAGAACTCCTGGATTCTGATGCAGATCCCCCTCACACCCCTCCATCCCATTTTCTGTCATATGTTTACCTCTGAAGCTTCCTCAGCTACAGGACCTGCTGACTGTCCCCTGCAGACCATCCTGGAGGTTCTGGTTTAGCTATTCCATCTCTGAGCTAACTATCAACGTCTCTGACCTCCTGGCTGACTCTGCACTGTTACTTAGGACACGAGGTTGATCGCTCTTCACCTGCTCTAATACAGCAACCAGTTAACCTAAGCTGGTCAGCATGGCTGACAGCACCAAGAATCCTATCTGcatacagaaattaaacatttcttttttgtcctGTTAAACATGAAGGTTATGCAGACAACAAAGGGTCAAATGTGACATTCTGGTTATGCTAAAATGATGGTGACCTCCCACCAGGGGGCTTCTCTGAATATTCAATCATACTCCACTTCCAGATATCTTTCcctcaaaataaattaactgaACATTGCTCAAGTCACACCCACACTTACTAATGCCCCATCCACAGCTGGACACTGGGAGTTCACAGCTCATCCTATCCTCTAAAAGAAACCCATCATCAATACAGCCATGGGGAAGTGCTGTCTGTTCTCAGCACACATCCACACCAACCGTTCATGCTCAGGACAAATACACCCCTACTAAAGCTTGTTAGACCAAGTTCAGGAATAGTTTTAACTAGACATAGGCATAAAGTTGCTAACTGAAGTTTTCCTTGGtacatttaaagcaaaaaaatgttactttgtTGTACAACATACAgctaagtattttctttttactacaCTGAAAATGGGCGACCTGCCTGATTTTGCATTTAGAAATCTGGTGATATGGTGcaaaattaatcttattttcttgtcATTCTATTActaagtgaaaataaaagagaggaaaactttaaaaagcagcCAATATATTATTAGCTATATTGAGACTatgctgaatttatttatttgatacTGCATGCCAGCTGCAGCAATCAAAACAGGTGACTGATGTAAAAGCATAGGAAAAACATGCAGAAGCACAAGTCTTAAAGTCTCTATATAAATATAGCATAGCCAGATCTTGTGTCCCACGATTCCaaatttaacagcaaaaaacTTCCTAAAGAAACTTAGAGATAGATTGACTTACTTCTGAGCACTCTGGATTCAAAAGACTGTAATCACAATCTACAGGAGAAGAGGCAACCACTATATTCTGAACCACACAGTTAAGCAACTGAAATTCAGTTCAATGTGATGAGCCCAGCTGAACTCTTAGATGGACAACATCTTTAAATCAGAGCTTTTTCTCTAGGAATAGAAGGCAAGGTACTTTGACATACTTCTATCTTTATTTAACAAGGACTTTGTTACTTTTCTCTAAAgattttcattgattttatCTAGTAAAACAGTTCAGTTTTGTAAATAGGACTCTGGGAAAGTTCTGCATCTCTCTAGAAATAAAATCCAGGAAATAGTAGATTTAATGCATCAGCAGTTTTCCTAGAGTGCTTTACACACATAAATAGAGCACATCAAAGTACTGTTTATTTCTACATTTGGGTTTACCATAGACACTAAACTGAGTGGAGATGTCACCTCCCTCAAGGATAGCAGAGACCTAGACAAAGAGAGATGGGCAATCACATACCATAAGAAGTGGAACAATGGCAAGAGCTGGATTCTGTACCTCAGACAGGGCAGCCCTGGTTGTGTGTAAGgactggggaggaggagggtggagagcagctgtgggaagggtgCTGGGGTCAATGTAAGTTGGGTATGAGTCAGCTGTGCCCTGACACCCAGGAAGGCAAATCATGTCCTGGagggcatcaggcccagcaccaccagccaggccaggctctgctctgctctggggcagtCTCCAGtcctgggggcagttttgggcacctCAATATAAAAAGCCACATGAAGTTTAGAGGGGGTCCAGAGAAATGCCATGAGGAAGTGAAGGATGTCAAGGTGAAGCCTTATGAGGAGTGGATGAGAACACTTGGtatgctcagcctggaggagactgaggggagacctcattgtggtCTTCAGCATCTCTTCACTCTCgtgaccagtgacagaactCGAGAAAACggcatgaagctgagtcagCGAGCTTTAGGTTGGGTAtcagaaaaaagtttttcatccagagtggctgggcactggaacagattccccagggaagtggtcagaGCACCAAGCCCTGCCTGAGCTCAAGAAGagtttggacaacactctcaggcactTGGTGGGATTCTTGGTGTGTCCTGTTCAGGGCCAAGACTCAAGTGATCCTgataggtcccttccaattcagcatattctatgatttgtagaaaccattttcattttggaagaaAGAGGCTTTCTTCAATTGCAGAATTCCATCAAATATAATTTCCTGCAATTCTGATGTGTACAGGGGATTACACAAAATGCAAGGTTTTCTCACAGATATTATAGTAAACTCTATTGCAACTACAAGACTCGAAAATATTACCAAAATGATGTTTACATTTTGGAAGGGGCTTTGACTGCAAGATGTCCACTCTTCCAGACTTCTCAGCTCTCTGGAATGAAACAAACAGCTCAGTGAAGCATTAAACCTTACTTAGGCTTGGTTTGCTTTACTTGAACCAAGGTGAATAAGAGTCATAACAGTAGTATAACCATGAAGGAGGTCATCCTTTATGTCATTACATTCTCTTAATACGAAATTCCCAGTAACTATTCGATCACAGCCTATTTCCCCATGTCCAAAAAAGCCAAAGAGGGGCACATTTGGAAAAAACTTCCTAAATGCATCTGCTTCCATATTCCTTTTGGTTTTGTAATGCCGATATCCTCTGCCAACACAGGCAAACATGAAGCCAATGGTGTTGTGCTCGGGGATGTTTGCTGCTTTGAGACGCTGCATGGCCGCTTCTGCTGTCCTCTCATCAGCCACATCCTGGTCTAAAAGGACAGTGGCACTCTGGATCTGGGGACCGCTGAAAGCCAACCCAACCACACCACAGGCGTCACCAGGCTGGGCATGGTTACTGAAAGGCAACAGGCACCGAGTTAGAGAACATTTTGTGGGGACCACTTCTCACCTGACTAAACCATCTGTGGCAGATGTAGGTTCAAAGCAGCCAACAGTACAGCAATTCTGACACCATCTACAGTTAATAATCAAACCAAAGACTTAATATTTTAGCAATGTTTTTGTGTAGCAACCTTTCTTTCACAAGGAAAAACTTCCACATCCATTACTAGACATTAGGCACAAACTTGTTTCACTCATGCCAAATTCAGCAGTTTGTGTATGTCACAGCTCTGCAATTCCAGCTAAACCATCAGTTAAACTTAGGACAAACAAAGGCACTGAGGATTTATACATAaaagcagggcagcagccagcaaagGTTTTGGATTCATGTTGCTTTAAGTTGGTTGGCCAGGATACATGGGGCTTAGTAGTCACATACTTAACCTTTATCTGCAGGGACTTTATTTAAGGTCAGGTCTCTTATCTGGGGCAACGGTGCACTGGTAAAATCagatgcaagaaaaatgttgatATTAATACGGACTCCAGACCTCCAATGGCAGGAGAGCAGCGTATGGGCATGGCTGTACAGAGCTCCACAGGACAGAGTGCCAAATCTTTCAGCAGCCAGGGTGGATCAGGTGAGCTCCTGGGGCACAGCCCTGTTGTGTGTGcagccactgctctgtgctATGGGCAGAACTGATACACAAATACATGTTCACATCCTGGGCTCTGTCACAACAGGCACTCAATTACCTGCACTCCAGAGATGAAATGCTGACtgcaataaacaaacaaaaggtaTCTGAAGCTGAAAATCTTCTTTTCAGTGGGTTTTCAGAATCCAAATTGTAACACAGCCATACAAATCTTCCAGCTTTTCTGGCTACATCAGAGTATAGCAGTTGggacatttttccttttaagaaattGTTGTTTTACTACTGGTAAAGGGGATTTTCAATATAACTAGAAGGCTATGGATCTGCAGTGTTTCTctcattttaaatctttttcatcatttaccttaaaaaaaaatacctactTCTCAGAGGTCAGTGATGTAAAGCTCTCCACCTGTCCCCCAGCCAGGATGATACTTTTCTCATTCAATGGATTAACTATTTGATGAAGAAATCGAGTAGCTCCAGTCTTCCAGGAATTGTAGCCAAACAGAAGAACAACACGGAGATCTGGGTTATTCTTCAGACCTACAAACAAAAGCCAACACTGATCCcccttatttttaaatcctgaaCTCTGAAACTCAACCATCCTAGTTTCTCCCCAACTAATACATCACACATCTCTCAGAACAGCTCTGCTTGAAATGTAACTGAGGTAACTGGAAACTGATACTCAGGATAACTTATCCTTAATACTTCAGAAACTAGGAGGAGCAGAGATACACAGTAATCAGCTGGAGCCCCACAGAGGCTCTTGGAGACAGTACAGAAGCTGCTGGTTCTACGCAGAACTCCAGACTGGCACCTCAGAGAGCAGCACCTCACAGAAGCCCACgtaaaggagaggaaaatgacATACCTGCTTCAGCAAATTTACTTTCATCAAAGACCCTGTTCTTCACATCTTTAGAAAAATGGAAGGTATGAATTTTCACCCCATCGATTTTGGGAAACAACAGAGCAAACCCAGCTTCGCCCTCTTCAATTTCTTGAGGCTGATTGCTGCTTGAACCCATTGGGGTAACTACAAAGACAAAACCAAGTGTCTTGTGTTCAGAGATTCTAATACTTTCATTTACACTGTAACATGGGCAGAAAGAGGTTGAACAGCTCAGGTGATATAAAATGTTGACAATCTATTTCCATAACAACTTACTTAATTGAAAACTAGAGTGATTTTTTGGTTGATATTCTGGAAAGATGAAACGTGTAAGTCCTGTTGGCTATCGATCACACTGAAATCAGTTTTGACATGGAgatgtaaatatatatacacatatcCCCCCAGGAACACCAAATATACATTAGGAAACCAAGAACAGGGCAATGTTCCTGCCCACTTCTGCAGGCATAGACATACTCAAGTTTTTAAGGTGTCCTATAAGCATGTGATGACAATATAAAGCAAACTGACACAAAAATTGGGAGTGTGTTATTAAAATATGGTAATGACAACAATCAAATACCTTACTTACAATGTGGAGAGTGAATTTAAGGTAAGAAaccttaaaaaacccaactttcTAATGATAAAAATGAAGCATGAGAAAAAGCCTGCCATGGGAGGCTGTGAATTTCCCAGTTACTGCATATGCCTCCTGCTAGACCATTACAAACAGGTATGCCCTGTACAGTTAGTCAGAATATGACTGAAATGTATACATAAATCCAAGCAACATTCAAGATGTACATTAGGGTGCCAGGGAAAGCCACCTGCCCAATTAAATCTACCTTTTTAATTACATTCAAAATATATGAAGTAAGCTCACGTCACTGAGCAGCGGCACTGTGAACTCcttaaaatcaaagcaaaggtGGGAATGACACCTTCACACTGATCTCAAAACCCCACACATTTTGCTCCTACCTACAATCCCTGGGGTGACCAGTCCAAGAACCTGACATCGCTTTGGCAACAACTTTTCAAGTGCGAGTGCTGTTtctttactgtttcttt
Coding sequences within:
- the FBXO22 gene encoding F-box only protein 22 encodes the protein MESAAKGSYVLANLAEVVERVLGFLPTKALLRAACVCRLWRECARRTLRTRQRIAWVSALEPGPAENHALVRALARELEKVHVLPQTVLYIADAETFSGHEECHEQKKARKRNSKETALALEKLLPKRCQVLGLVTPGIVVTPMGSSSNQPQEIEEGEAGFALLFPKIDGVKIHTFHFSKDVKNRVFDESKFAEAGLKNNPDLRVVLLFGYNSWKTGATRFLHQIVNPLNEKSIILAGGQVESFTSLTSENNHAQPGDACGVVGLAFSGPQIQSATVLLDQDVADERTAEAAMQRLKAANIPEHNTIGFMFACVGRGYRHYKTKRNMEADAFRKFFPNVPLFGFFGHGEIGCDRIVTGNFVLRECNDIKDDLLHGYTTVMTLIHLGSSKANQA